A single window of Silurus meridionalis isolate SWU-2019-XX chromosome 11, ASM1480568v1, whole genome shotgun sequence DNA harbors:
- the itga1 gene encoding integrin alpha-1 — protein sequence MRTGEQFLRFAALLVLPSCFLFFNVDEQNGMSFSGPIEDMFGYTVQQFENNEGKWVLIGSPLKGQPAKRTGDVYRCPVGHGHSPSCIKLDLPAQTTIPNIHEVKENMTMGTTLVANPDGKGFLACGPQYGYMCGNQQYIAGICSNVSSSFKVLDSFSPTIRECQQDMDIVIVLDGSNSIFPWKHITEFLVKFLKKIEIPPARVGIVSYGQDAGHVFNLSQFSNTEDLVGNVSHIKQRGGLKTMTALGIDTARKEAFTAERGARPGVKKVMVIVTDGESHDDYKLKDVVKDCEKDGIERFAIAVLGDYNRQNKSKEQVDKFINQIKSIASNKTDDHFFNVEDERALITIVDSLGSKIFALEATSGNHTSSFEMEMSQSGFSAHTSRAGVMLGAVGAYDWNGTVVMQSDKKFVVPKNNAFHNPLVERYQGMAGYIGYDVQSAYTASGVLYITGAPRYNHTGRVIVYRFDGENVTVMQNLDGKQIGSYFGSVLQTLDVDNDSYTDLLLVGAPMFMGPERDEQGQVYVYQLNKDGMFELQMTLRPVNQTCTRENKNEPCGARFGTAIAAVPDLNLDGLSDVVIGSPLENDHKGAVYIYQGTGRTIGEKYVQRIASGGDGEKMKFFGQSIHGIMDLNDDGIIDVTIGGIGGAALYWSRDVAELHANMTFEPARINLQQPTCQIHGKDKVCVKTTVCFRYKIKMEKQMNKTLIHYTLTLDALRSIARGKFKDTDERKIQKNVTIKNILCNEHFFYMSDKLDFRDPLMVSLDFGLVEVPNGPVLDGALPTSLNRTLALVDCGNNEKCITDLHLEAKSNITSLIIKAYQEKFHVSIKIKNSGDNAYNTKVTLSTTENINYVKVEPKEKDCDLNHTKTICAVGYPFLKSNDTEDFKILFEVNPSHVRKEIVINVTATTDSEESKLSDNFVQITIPVKYEASLTFTAKMNMKEDHIFLKEGETAPSVINDTSMIGEEMNVTYTIERDAFKQSPHLGLTVTFPYRTQAENVLLYLTHLSFSSHIICTAHVNPLKISQTHQITRKAKAETLSSYLVSCDEKANPCTSFSCYIPSERFNQINVTFRVWKQTFIQGEFSSLFLMVHAKLESKDKALFDISQNDKSREVHVQISKESRSGIPLWIIILSILIGLLILALVIFCLWKFGFFKRKSVEEMKEDMRDS from the exons TGCTGCCGTCCTGTTTCTTGTTCTTTAATGTGGATGAGCAGAACGGGATGTCGTTCAGCGGGCCTATAGAAGACATGTTCGGCTACACCGTGCAGCAGTTCGAAAACAACGAGGGGAAATg GGTTCTGATTGGTTCTCCTCTGAAGGGACAGCCAGCTAAGCGGACCGGAGACGTCTACAGATGCCCTGTGGGTCACGGTCATTCACCCAGCTGTATAAAATTAGACCTGCCTG CGCAAACAACAATCCCAAACATACATGAAGTCAAAGAGAACATGACCATGGGGACGACGCTGGTGGCCAATCCGGACGGGAAAGGATTTCTG GCATGCGGCCCTCAGTACGGCTACATGTGCGGAAATCAGCAGTACATCGCAGGCATCTGCTCAAACGTCAGCTCCTCCTTCAAGGTGCTCGACTCCTTTTCTCCGACCATCCgag AGTGTCAGCAGGACATGGATATCGTCATTGTGCTTGACGGATcaaacagcatttttccatGGAAGCACATCACGGAATTTCTGGTGAAGTTTCTGAAAAAGATCGAAATCCCTCCAGCCAGG gtGGGTATCGTGTCATACGGACAAGACGCCGGCCATGTTTTCAATCTCAGCCAGTTCTCCAACACGGAGGACCTCGTCGGTAATGTATCCCATATCAAACAGAGAGGGGGCTTGAAAACCATGACAGCGCTGGGAATCGATACGGCAAG GAAAGAGGCTTTCACGGCGGAGCGAGGCGCTAGACCAGGGGTCAAGAAAGTCATGGTGATTGTGACTGACGGAGAGTCACATGATGATTACAAACTGAAAGACGTTGTCAAAGACTGTGAGAAAGACGGGATTGAGAGGTTCGCCATCGCG gtTCTTGGTGATTATAACCGccaaaataaaagcaaagagCAAGTGGATAAATTCATCAATCAAATCAAGTCCATTGCGAGCAACAAAACCGACGATCATTTCTTCAACGTGGAAGACGAGCGGGCGCTGATCACCATCGTCGACTCTCTGGGGAGCAAAATCTTCGCTTTAGAAG CTACATCTGGGAATCACACTTCATCTTTTGAGATGGAAATGTCCCAGTCAGGCTTCAGCGCTCACACATCAAGA GCAGGTGTCATGCTCGGTGCGGTGGGAGCGTACGATTGGAACGGCACCGTGGTGATGCAGTCGGACAAGAAGTTTGTTGTGCCCAAGAACAACGCCTTTCACAACCCCCTAGTGGAGAGGTACCAAGGCATGGCCGGATACATAG GTTACGACGTGCAGTCAGCATACACGGCCTCGGGAGTTCTCTACATCACCGGAGCGCCAAGGTACAACCACACCGGCCGAGTTATCGTGTACCGATTCGACGGGGAGAACGTCACGGTTATGCAGAACCTCGATGGAAAACAG ATCGGTTCGTACTTCGGCAGCGTTCTCCAGACCCTAGACGTGGACAATGACTCATACACAGACCTCCTGCTAGTGGGAGCTCCCATGTTCATGGGGCCTGAGAGAGACGAACAGGGACAGGTCTACGTCTACCAGCTCAACAAG GACGGCATGTTTGAACTCCAGATGACCTTACGGCCGGTAAACCAGACGTGTACGAGGGAGAATAAGAACGAGCCGTGCGGCGCTCGCTTCGGTACGGCCATCGCCGCTGTCCCCGACCTCAACCTGGACGGCTTAAGTGACGTGGTAATCGGGTCGCCGCTGGAGAACGACCACAAGGGGGCGGTGTACATTTATCAGGGCACTGGGCGCACGATAGGAGAAAAATACGTCCAG CGTATAGCTTCCGGAGGTGACGGGGAGAAGATGAAGTTCTTCGGTCAGTCCATTCATGGAATCATGGACTTGAACGACGATGGAATTATAGACGTCACTATTGGAGGAATTGGAGGAGCTGCGCTGtactg GTCCCGGGATGTTGCAGAACTCCATGCCAACATGACCTTTGAACCAGCCAGAATCAACTTGCAACAGCCAACATGTCAAATCCACGGCAAGgacaaagtgtgtgtaaagACCACCGTGTGTTTCCGATACAAGATCAAGATGGAAAAACAGATGAACAAGACAC tgatccACTACACTCTGACTCTTGATGCTCTGCGCTCCATTGCGAGAGGAAAATTTAAAGACACAGATGAGAGAAAAATCCAGAAGAACGTCACCATTAAGAACATTTTATGCAACGAGCACTTCTTCTACATGTCG GACAAATTAGACTTCAGGGATCCACTGATGGTGTCTCTGGATTTCGGGTTAGTGGAGGTGCCTAATGGGCCTGTCCTGGATGGAGCTTTACCAACATCACTCAATCGAACG cTTGCTTTAGTAGACTGTGGAAACAATGAGAAGTGCATCACTGATTTACACCTTGAAGCTAAATCGAACATCACCAG TCTGATCATTAAAGCCTACCAGGAGAAGTTCCACGTCAGCATCAAAATCAAAAACAGCGGAGATAACGCCTACAACACCAAGGTCACCCTCAGCACCACGGAGAACATCAACTACGTGAAAGTGGAG CCTAAAGAAAAAGATTGTGATCTGAACCACACCAAGACCATATGTGCTGTAGGATATCCGTTCCTCAAATCCAACGACACG GAAGATTTCAAGATTCTCTTCGAGGTCAATCCGTCTCACGTTCGCAAAGAAATCGTCATCAACGTCACGGCGACCAC TGATAGCGAAGAGTCGAAGCTTTCGGACAACTTTGTACAGATCACTATCCCGGTGAAATATGAAGCCAGCCTGACCTTTACTGC gaagaTGAACATGAAGGAGGATCACATATTCTTGAAGGAGGGAGAAACGGCGCCGAGCGTCATCAACGACACCAGCATGATCGGAGAGGAGATGAATGTCACCTATACG aTTGAAAGAGATGCTTTCAAGCAGAGTCCTCATCTCGGGCTGACCGTCACGTTTCCCTACAGGACACAGGCAGAGAATGTCCTGCTCTATCTGACTCACCTCAGTTTCTCATCT CATATCATATGTACAGCTCATGTTAACCCTCTGAAGATCAGCCAGACGCACCAAATCACACGGAAAGCTAAAGCTGAGACACTCAGTAGCTATCTGGTG AGCTGTGACGAGAAGGCGAACCCCTGCACTTCATTCAGCTGTTATATTCCTTCTGAGAGATTCAACCAGATCAACGTCACTTTCCGAGTCTGGAAGCAGACGTTCATCCAA GGCGAGTTTTCCAGTCTCTTCTTAATGGTTCACGCGAAACTAGAGAGTAAGGACAAGGCTCTCTTCGATATAAGCCAAAACGACAAAAGCAGAGAG